TTCGGCCGCAAGCTCGTCGGTCTGATGAATATCAACACCTTCGAGGGCCGTACTGCCTGCATGGCATCGTCGAGCACGGCGCAGAAGGCGCTCTGCGCTGCCCAGGGGTATACCACCTACAGCTCGGCTCGTCCGACTCCGCTCTTCAACAACGACAACTTCCGTACCAACGCCTTCGGCTCCAACTACAACGGCGGCCAGGTCAGCGTGCGGAAGAGCTTCGCGAAGGGCGTTCAGATGCTTGCCAACTACACCTACTCGAAGGCAATGGACAACACCTCTGACGTCTTCACGGTGAAGAGTGCCGGCACGGGTATCGTCTCTCCTTACAACCCGCGGTATGAGTATGGCGCGGCTGACTTCGATACCCGTCACAACCTGGTTGTGACCTCGAATATCGAGTCGCAGTGGAAGAAGAAGAACCTGCTCCTCGGTGGATGGGCGCTTTCGCCGATCTTCTCGTGGCGCAGTGGTTCTCCGATCTACATCAAGAACGGCGCCAGCACCTATGACCCGAACAAGGATGGCACCACTGGTGTCGATCGCGCGGTCTATCTGAAGACCGGCGATCCTCGCAGCTCCATTAATCACAACGTGAGCCCGGCCAGCGGTTACATCACCAAAGGAACCTGGGGTGCGTACTCCTGCCCGACCGTCTGGTGCGATCCTCCGGTGCAGCGTAACAGCATCTATGGCCCGCGTTTCATCAACCTGGACCTGGGAGCGATCAAGCGCTTTGCCATCACGGAGCGGCAGACGGTCACCTTCCAGACCAGCTTCTTCAACATCTTCAACCATCCCAACTTCAAGAACCCGATTGGCGATACCAACAATGCCAACTTCGGTAAGTCGACCGATGTGAACAAGGACGCTCGTATTACGCAGATGAGCCTGCGGTACGACTTCTAACCGGAAACCTGAATCAATAAAGAAGGCCACCCTAGGGTGGCCTTCTTTATTGGATATATCTGAAGTGCGGCAGATAAACCGCGTCTTTGTCAGTTCAGCGCTTCTTGCCTGCGGCTTTCTTGGCAGCCTTCTTTGCCGGTGACTTCTTCGCTGCAGGCTTCTTCACGGCTGTTTTTACAGACGCTTTCTTTACAGCCTTTTTGACAGCTTTCTTCGCGGCCTTCTTAGCCGGCGTCTTCTCGCGTACAGCCCTCGACTTGGCCGCGACCTCCTGATTCATCTCTGCCACCGAGATCGTCGTTGCCGACTTGCGCAACCGCTCCAGACCGTAGAACTCGCGCTTCTCCGGAGAGAAGATGTGGACGATGAAGTCCACATAGTCCATCAGGATCCACTCGGCCTGTCTGCGGCCTTCGACGGAGTTCGCATAGACACCGAACTGCTTCTTCAATTGCAGTTCGATCTCATCGGAAATCGCATCGTTCTGGCGCTCGTTGGTGCCATTGCAGATCAGGAAGTAATCGCACAACCCGCTCTCTGATGGATCGAGCTGCAGGATACGGATGTCCTCGGCCTTCTTACTGTCGGCCGCTTCTGCGGCGGCCAGAACCAACTGCTTGCTCTCGTTCGTTGCCATCATCCTCCTTCAGTACATTCCCAAGGATAGGACATCCTATCTAATCCCGCCGGTTGGCTGCCAGAGCTTATCGACAAATTCGCTTTCACTGCGGAGTTATAGAGCGGGCCTTCAGCCCTTTGTTTTTCTATGGGGCAGTAGACCTGGGCGTTGCCCCAGGCTGATATAGAGCGCGCCTTCAGCGCTTGTCGTTGATATTACCCGGGTGCCCCACCCTCGCAACGCTAGGGTGGGTTCGGAATACCCCCTAAATTCCTATCAAAAACTCAAACCGAATTTGTCGACGCGCCCTAGCCATGTTTTGCTGGCTGGTAGTTGCCCACTGCGGGGCGAAACGCAATTGAAATTCTGTTCCAGCTATTGATCTGCGTGATCGCAAAGGTCAGCCGCACGATCTCGTCATCATTAAACTGCGCCTTTACCTGTGCGAACGCGGCATCGGGAGCATGTCCCTGCTGGATGTTGGTAATCACCTCGGTCCATGCCAGCGCAGCCTGCTCGCGCGGAGTGAAGAACGTCGTCTCGCGCCATGCATCCAGGGCAAACAGACGCTGCGCGGTCTCTCCGGCGGCCATGGCATCTTTGCTATGCATGTCCAGGCAGTAGGCGCATCCATTCAACTGCGAAGACCGCATCTTCACCAGCTCCAGCAAGCTGTGTTCCAGGCCGCTGTTGTCCACAATGTGTCCAAGCTGCTGCAGCGCCTTCACTCCGTCCGGAAAGGCCTTCCAATATGCAATACGCTGTTCGTGCATTCCGCTTCTCCTTTAGAGCATTTTTCCTGTTGCTGGGTATTCCGGAAGGGGCGTGCAGCGGCGTTTTCATTGCGGAAAACGCCCATAGATGCGGAAACCCTACTCTACACCTACAGGAAAAATGCTTTACTGCACCGGCGGAACGACTGTATGCGTGTCGTACCACGCGGCGTCTACACTCTGGATGCCGGCCGGGCTCACCGTGACGCGCAAAAATCCCCGAGCCTGTTCCGCTTCACCCACCTGGTTCTTTTCACTTAACGGTGGCGCCACCCGGGTCTTTGCCGCAACACAGGGATTCACCGCCAGCGAACTGTCTGTACCTGCATAGCTGGTCTTTGCCTCGTCATGGAAGTGGCCGGCAAAGATGCCTATGACCTTCGGCCCACATGCGGTCTTCTCCCAATCCTTCCGCAAGGTCTCATCAATCTCCCACACAGTATGTTTGCGGAATGGGTCCATCAGGTCCGGCTCATGCGTGAAGATCACCAGCGGCTGCGGTGAGTCGTCAGCCAGGTCCCCGATGAGCGCAATCTGCTCCTTCGGGCAGTTCACCGGCTCCGGCGCAATGGCGCAGGGCGCTGCGTAGTTTTCCTTCGCTTTAAAGCTGACCGTGTCCATGCCGGCGAAGCGAAGTCCACGGATGACGAATGCATTCTTCGTCAGCAGCGGATACACCTCAGGCCCATGCTTCGCTTTCATACGCTCCTGCAGCAGGGCCATAAAGCAAGGAAACCGCCCCGAGTCGGCAATGCGCTCATGGATCACGTCGTTATTTCCCGCCACGAAGTAGATCCGCTGTACCTTCAGCGGAGCCAGCAGCTCGGCCACCTCTTCCACGGCCGCGTCCAGACGGAAAGGCGGCAGACCCGTCGGCGATAGCGGTACAGGAGTCGCCGCACAGCGCGACTGCGAGAAGTCCACGTTCAGCAGGCCCATGTCGCCGGTGAAGACCGCGAAGTCTGCCTGAAAGCCGCTGGCATTCATCGCCCCGATGGCCCAGCGGAAGCTGCGGCGATCCTCCGCGGCAACCTTGAACGCCTCTTCCCGCGGAAGCTTATCTCCGTCATCGAACAGATGTGCGTCGGTGAACTGGAAGAAACGCACAGGCTCCTGGGCGTACAGGGCAGCAGAGCAGAGTGCAAACAGCAGTGTGGCAAGGAGACGCTTCACATTCGACAGTCTAGAGAATTTTTCCTGTTGCTGGGTAGCCCGGGAGCTGGGGTGCAGCGGCGTTTTCATTGAGGAAAACGCCCGTTACACAGGCCCCGGACGACACCTACAGGAAAAATGCTCTACCGGTACAGCCCATGCTCTTCGATGTAGCGAAGTACCGGCGGAGGCACCGCTCCCGGCTTTTCACCGCGTTTCAACGCATCGCGCAGATCCGTCGCCGAGATGGGTTCCTCAATATCGGTCAACAGATGCACGCGTGAAGACTGCGCCGATGTCAGTCCCAGATCGTTAATTCGCGAAAGATCGAAGCCCGGGCGCGAAACGACGATCCATTGGGCAAAGTTCAGAAGCTGCTCGGGCTGTTTCCATCGGCGAAGATCGAGAAAGCTGTCTGCGCCAACGATATTCCACCAGCTGCAACCGGGATTTTCCCCGCGCAGCGTCTGCAGCAGGTCGATGGTGAAATTCGGTTGTCCATCGCCACGCGGAGCGTCGGCCCCGCTGGCGACGAAGCGGTAGTCCGCCTCGCATACCATGCGCACCATCGCCAACCGCTGGGAATAAAACGCCTGGGGAGGTGTGGGCTTCAACGGCTGGCGCCCCACGGGGATCCACCAGATCTCGGAAAGACCAAAGTTGTCGGCCGCTGCTCTTGCTACATCAATATGGCCCGAATGGGGAGGGTCAAAGGTTCCACCAAAGATACCGATACTTCGCATGAATATGTCCCTGTCTTAGGTCTACCAGACCTTGCAGGTCTCTGCGCGCACCATCGGGTCCCCTTTCTTGCACCCCCATGCCTTCTCGAACTCCGGCATGTTCGATAACGGACCCAGCACACGCCATTTGCCCAGCGGATGTGGGTCCACCTGAACCTGGCTGCGTGCCGCCTCGGGCCGCACCAGCGCTCCGCGCCACTGCGCCTCTGCGAGGAAGAACTGCTGTTCCGGGGTAAGGCCGTCGACGGTAGCTTCCGGTCCCTTCCCCTCCCGCGATTTCTCGTACGCCCGGAGCGCGAGGTTTACGCCGCCCAAGTCACCTAAGGCCTCGCCTGTCACCAGCTTTCCGTTGTGATGAATGCCCGGCTCAATGAAGTAGTTGTCGTACTGCTGCGTCGTGCATGCTGTCTTGGTCTTGAACTTTTCAAAGTCCTCCGGTGTCCACCACATCGTCAACGATCCATCGGCGGCGAACTGCGCACCCTCATCGTCGACGCCGTGGCTGATCTCGTGGCCAATCGTTACTCCAATTGCACCGTAGTTGATGGCGTCGATGCCCTTCGGATTGAAGCCTGGTGGCTGCAGGTATCCCGCCGGTACAACAACCTCGTTCATTTGCGGGTTGTAATAGGCGTTCATCGTGGGCGGAGTCATATCCCAGCGGCCGCGGTCCAGCGGCTTGCCGATCCGCCCCAGGTCGTCGCGTATCTCGAAGGACTGCGTCGACATGACGTCCGACAGAAAGTCGCCGCGCGTGACCTTCACGCTGGAGTAGTCCTTCCATTTGTCGGGATATCCGACCTTGATATTCAGTGCAGCTACCTTTTCCAGAGCCTTGGCCTTGGTCGCCTGCGTCATCCAATCGTTATTGGTGATACTCAGCTTCAACTGCTCGGCGATATTGACTGCCATCTCGCGCGCACGAGCTTTCGCTTCGGGCGAGAAGTACACCTCGACATACTTCTTACCCAGCGCTTCACCGAGTTGGGAATCCACCAGGCGCGAGCAGCGCTGCCACCGCGGCCGCTGCTCCTTCACGCCGGTCATCACTGTTCCGAAGAAGCGGAAGTTCTCATCAACAAATGTCGTTGGCAGGTAGGCCGCATCCGCGTGCAGCACCATCCAGCGCAGATAAGCCTTCCACTCGCCAACCGGCGTCTGTTTCAGCTCTGTGAGGAAGGCGGTGGTTAACTTCGGCTGGCTGAGATTCAGCTTGCCCTGAGGAATATTCAGGGCCTTGTAGGTAGCCGCCCAGTCGAAGCCCGGATACTGTTTCGTTAGCTCGCTGAATTGCATCGGATGGTCGGTGTTCTTCGGCTCGCGCAGCTCTACGCGCGACAGCCGCGCCTCGGCTAGCTTTGTCTCGATCTTAAGCACGGCATCGGTTGCTTCTTTTGCCTGAACCTCGCTATAGCCTGCAAGTTTGAACATCGCTTCCACATGCGCGGTGTACTTCTCGCGAATCTCCTTGTAGCGGGGCTCATTGCGCAGATAGTAATCCCGGTCGGGCAGGCCGAGGCCGCGGATCGAGATCTCGGCGATGGTATCCAGCGGAGCATGCGCATCCTGCGATGAACTGATATCGAGCGGAGCCCGAACGCCGACCTTCATCAGATCGACGATTGTTGTCTGTACGCCGCGAGCATCCTTGATAGCATCGACGCGCGCCAGTGTCGCCTGTAGCGGCTTCAGACCCGCTGCATTCACTGCGGCCTCATCCATGCAAGCCCCATAGAAGTCGCCGACCAGTTGTTCGGTGCTGCCGGCCGCCTGCTTCTTTGAGGAAGCCTCATCCAGCAGGCCGCGCAGCTTCGCCGTCGTCTCCTCCTGGGTTACCGTGCGCAATGCCCAGGAGGTCTGGATTGCCGGCATCGGATTCTGCTTTCGCCATTGCCCGTTGGCATAGTTGTCGAAGTCGTCACAGGCTGAGAGCGACGTATCGATGTCCTGAACGCGCGCGCCCTGCTGGGCGGCGACGGTGGAAAATGGCAGCAGGGTGCATCCCAGTGCGGCTGCGGCAAACCACTTCATGGCAAAGTCCTCAATGGCCCCACTATACCGGTTCTACCGGCATTTTCCCTGTTGCTGGGTATCCCGGAAGAGGAGTGCTGTGGCGTTTTCATTGCGGAAAACGCCCATAGATGCTGGAGCCCGCGCTCCACCTACAGGAAAAAAGCTCTAGCGGCAAACGCTTCAGCTTTCCTGCTATCCTTGCCTGCCATGAAAATCGCACTTGCCGCCACACTCTTCGCTACCTCTGCCCTGGCCCAGTCCACCCTCCTGGTCACCAATCAGACGGACAGGAGCCTGACCTATATCGATACGGTGGCCGGCAAGGTCATCGACACGATTCCCGAGAACGGTGTCACCGGGCACGAGATCACCACTACGCCCGACGGCAAAATCGCCTTCGTTCCCATGTACGGCAGTGCCGGTGTCGGCAAACCCGGAACCGACGGCGCGGAGATCCAGGTCGTCGATGTAGCCAGCCACAAGATCATCCACACCATCAATTTCGGTCACGGTGTACGTCCGCACAAGCCTGTCTATGACACGCACCGCAACGTCCTGTGGGTGACCACCGAGATCGATCAGAGCATCACCGCCATCGATCCCAAGACCTATAAGGTGCTTTATTCCATCCCGACAGGACAGGCCGAATCGCACATGCTGGTGCTTTCTCCCGATGGCCACCACGCCTACACCGCGAACGTCGGCCCCGGTACCGTCTCCGTTCTCGATCTGGATGCGAAGAAGCTCGTCACCATCATTCCGATCTCGAAGAACACACAGCGCATCACCATCACGAACGATGGCAAGTACGTCTTCACCTCAGACCAGGTTGAGCCGCGTCTCGCTGTTATCGATACCGCCACCAATAAGGTGAAGAACTATGTCGCGCTGCCGGCTTCCGGCTACGGCGGCGCCATTACGCCCGACGGTAAGACCCTGATCCTTTGCCTCGTACATGCCAATAAAGTCGCTTTTCTGGACCTGGCGACGATGAAGGTCACGAAGGTGATTCCGGTGGGCGAATATCCGCAGGCAGTCGTGATCACCAAAGACGGAACGCGCGCCTTTGTCTCCAGCCTGCACTCCGGGACCATTGATGAGCTGGACGTTGCCAAACAGGAGCAGGTAAAGAGCATCTTCTCCGGTAAGGGCGCGGACGGCATGGTGCTGGTCTCCGCGAAATAACGGTTACGCAGGCAGGCCTGGCGTTCGTCTGCTAGCCTTTTAGCAGCATGGAAGCAATCTGCCATCGGTGCCATCAGTCGTTCCCCGCGGACTCCGCGTTCTGCCCTCACTGCGGAGCGGCGCAGCTCTATGTCACCGCGGAGCAGATGGAGGATGAAGCAGCCGCCGGCAATCTGCCGCCGTTGCAGCGAGTCTCGCGCATCGACTGGCACCGGGCCCTGCTCTCGTCGCTGGTGGTTGCCGCCGCAGCCGCGGTACTGTCTGCGCTGGCCGTGCTGGTGCCGGTGCTCTCTATCGCTCGCTTTCTCTGGATCCTCACGGCATCCACCACGACGCTCTGGTTCTACCTCAAGCCGGCGCCCAACCGTCCCATGGATGGCGGTATCGGCGCGCGTCTCGGAACGGTGACCGGTCTCGCCGTCTCGTTCCTCACCACCTTTTCGACCGCGCTGCTGATGGTCATCCAACGTTATGTCCTGCATCGCGGAGCAGCCATGGACGCTGCTTTCGCCGACATGCTGAACAGGCTGGGTGAGTTTTACAAGAGTGTGGGCATTGACGCCCAGCAACAGCAGCTCGTCTTCTCCCTGCTGCGTTCTCCCGAAGGCCATGCCGGGCAGATGCTTTCGGAGTTCGCTATGCGCGCCGTCTTCATCACGGCCTTCCTTGCGCTGGTCGGCGCCATCTCCGGCATGGCCCGTAAGAGCCGTCGCCGCGTCGCTGGCTAACATATATCTGTTGCGGATATATCTGTTCCTGATGTAGAGTGCTTCCATGAGCACCGCCAGGACTTCGCCCGAGGATCATCTTCCGCTAACGCCGGCAGTCTTCGCCATCCTTCTCGCCCTTGCCGATGGTGAAAAGCACGGCTACGCCATCATGCAGGAGGCGCGCGAGCACGTCTCCATGGGGCCGGGAACGCTCTACGGAACGCTCGACCGCCTGCTGACCGCTGGCCTTGTCGTGGAGACGGGCCTCTCTGAAGATGAGCGCCGGCGCTACTATCGCGTTACCCCGCTCGGCAGGCGTGTGCTTACAGCAGAGACGGCACGGCTGCAGCGAGCGGTCGCCATGGCTCAGGACAAAGGCATACGCCCCATCGAGGTGAAGGCATGAAGCTCGATCGTCTCCTCCGCATCTACGCTTTATCCCTGTACCTATATCCAAAGGCATTCCGAGAACGGTATCGCGAGCAGCTTCTCGACGCCGCGCGCCAGGCCTATGACGAGCGGCAATCGGGACACGGCCGGCTGCTTCTGGTCCATCTACGGGACAGCCTGGGTTCCGGACTCTGGGAGCGGATAACGACACCTTTGCGGCCGCTGTACGCCATCCTGCTCTCTGGAGCCGTCACCCTGGTCCTCTTGGTGATGGCGGTTACAGCGCAGCAGATCGTGCGCCGCCAGGCCGATGTCAGGCCCCGACAGGCAGTGGCAAGCATCGCTGCCAGGCTCGGACAAGGCGCGAATGAGCATATCCTGCAGCCGCGAGAAGAGATCAGCGATGTCGATTGGCTGCGTTCTGACCATACCTTTGCCGCCATCTACAACCCTGCCGGCGAACCCATCGCTGCCAGCGCCACGCTGCATGGAGCCTTTCCGCATCTGCCCAGCGTGATCTTCCCTCGTATCCGGCAGACCGGGCGTACGGTCATCACCTGGCAGCCGGAGAATCGTCTGCGCCTTGCGCTCACCGTTCGTCCGCTTCCCGACGGTAACTATGTCGTCGCGGGCCAGAGCCTGCTTCCCTTTGAACGCCGGGAAAGCGCGCTGCGCCTCTCTTTTGCCATCGCCTGGGGCCTCATTCTTTGCGCCGCAGGAGGCCTCTTCCTCCGCCGTCCTGCACCGTACGCTCCGCTCCGGTAAAATAGCCGAGGCGGTTACGAACAGGATGTCCTGGTTTAAGCGCGAAGATAACGAGATCATCAACGACGACACAGAGAAGACAGTCCGCACGGAAGGTCTTTGGATCAAGTGTGAGGGTTGCCGGCAGATCATCTGGAAGGCTGATCTCGAAGCCAACCTGCAGGTCTGCCCCAAATGCGGCAAGCACTTCCGCCTCGATGCCCGTTCGCGTATCGATCTGCTGCTTGAGCCTGGCTATCAGCTGGTCGACCTGGATCTGCGCTCCACCGACCCGCTGAATTTCACCGATCTTAAGAGCTACAGCGGCCGCCTGCAGGCAGCCCGCCGCAAGACCAACCTGAACGACGCCATCATCAATGCCGTCGGCCAGATGGGGCCGCATCGTGTCGTTCTTTCGGTGATGGAATATGGCTTCATCGGTGGCTCCATGGGCTCCGTCGTCGGCGAAACCATCGCCCGCGCTGTGGATCGCGCCTACGAAACCAAGACCCCGCTGATCATCATCTCGGCCTCCGGCGGAGCCCGCATGATGGAAGGCATCGCCTCCCTGATGCAGCTTGCCAAGGTCTCCACGGCTCTTACGCGTCTCGACGCCGAGAAGATCCCGTTCATCTCGCTGATGACCGACCCTACCACCGGTGGCGTCACGGCCAGCTTTGCCATGCTGGGCGACCTCAATATCTCCGAGCCCGGAGCCCTGATCGGTTTTGCCGGTCCCCGCGTCATCGAGCAGACCATCCGCCAGAAGCTACCCGAAGGCTTCCAGCGCGCGGAGTTCCTGCTGGAGCACGGCTTCCTCGATGCCATTGTTCCGCGCCGCGAGCTGAAGGACTACCTCGTCCGCGCTCTCAGTTTCATGCAGCCGGCCTAGCCCAATAGAGACAAGATTTCGTATCCTTGCCGGGCCGTCCCATACCTCCTGGGATGAACCCTCTAAAGGAGACCTTGCCTCATGGCTGAAACCGCAGGCACCTCGAAGGCCGCGCTGTGGACTGGGCGCATCCTCATCTGGATTCCCTCACTCTTTATCCTCTCGGGCGGCATCAACACGCTCCGCCACGCTCAGATGGTGATCGACGGCCTCAAGCAGTTCGGCTATCCCATGAGCATCCTTCCCTACATGGGCACTGTGGCTCTGCTCGGCGGCCTGCTGGCGCTGATTCCGGTCACCGAAGTGTTGGGCGTGATCCTGCTCACGGCCTACCTCGGTGCAGCTGCCCTCACCCACCTGCGGGCGGAACAGGCAATCTGGTACATGCCTGTTCTCTTCGGCGCCATACTCTGGATTGGCCTCTACCTGAAAGAGCCTCGCGTCCGCGCGGTCTTTCCCCTCAACCGCTAGAGCATTTTTCTGTAGGTGTAATGCAGGGTTTGTGCATGTATGGGCGTTTTCCGCAATGAAAACGCCGCTGCACGCTCCTCTCGGAATGCCCAGCAACATCTAGAGATATCGACATATAGAGATAGCCCATGCCCGGGTCCCCATGTCCCCAGGAGACATCCTCCAAGTCAGCGCAGTCCAAAGAAAAAATGACGCGAATGAGTCCCCTCATCCGCGTCCCAGGACACACCTTGGAACTTCTTTATGGGCTCTTCCTTCCTCTTTCCCTCTTTCGAGGCAGGAAAATGCGATTCATGAGATTGCGGAACTGACTCGTAGGGTTGTACTTACGAGCGACCACAAACACACATGCCGACGGCCAGAGGCAGACACGAGTTCATTCTCAGAAAAAATGATCGAGCCGATTGATTTTGGCAGCTGCCATTCAAAGAGAGGGGCGCCTTGCGGGCTCTTGGTAGCGATAAACGCTATTTATTTATCGTTATTCGATAAA
This genomic window from Terriglobus albidus contains:
- a CDS encoding PadR family transcriptional regulator; translation: MSTARTSPEDHLPLTPAVFAILLALADGEKHGYAIMQEAREHVSMGPGTLYGTLDRLLTAGLVVETGLSEDERRRYYRVTPLGRRVLTAETARLQRAVAMAQDKGIRPIEVKA
- a CDS encoding hydrogenase maturation nickel metallochaperone HypA, whose amino-acid sequence is MEAICHRCHQSFPADSAFCPHCGAAQLYVTAEQMEDEAAAGNLPPLQRVSRIDWHRALLSSLVVAAAAAVLSALAVLVPVLSIARFLWILTASTTTLWFYLKPAPNRPMDGGIGARLGTVTGLAVSFLTTFSTALLMVIQRYVLHRGAAMDAAFADMLNRLGEFYKSVGIDAQQQQLVFSLLRSPEGHAGQMLSEFAMRAVFITAFLALVGAISGMARKSRRRVAG
- the rsfS gene encoding ribosome silencing factor: MMATNESKQLVLAAAEAADSKKAEDIRILQLDPSESGLCDYFLICNGTNERQNDAISDEIELQLKKQFGVYANSVEGRRQAEWILMDYVDFIVHIFSPEKREFYGLERLRKSATTISVAEMNQEVAAKSRAVREKTPAKKAAKKAVKKAVKKASVKTAVKKPAAKKSPAKKAAKKAAGKKR
- a CDS encoding metallophosphoesterase family protein, with the translated sequence MKRLLATLLFALCSAALYAQEPVRFFQFTDAHLFDDGDKLPREEAFKVAAEDRRSFRWAIGAMNASGFQADFAVFTGDMGLLNVDFSQSRCAATPVPLSPTGLPPFRLDAAVEEVAELLAPLKVQRIYFVAGNNDVIHERIADSGRFPCFMALLQERMKAKHGPEVYPLLTKNAFVIRGLRFAGMDTVSFKAKENYAAPCAIAPEPVNCPKEQIALIGDLADDSPQPLVIFTHEPDLMDPFRKHTVWEIDETLRKDWEKTACGPKVIGIFAGHFHDEAKTSYAGTDSSLAVNPCVAAKTRVAPPLSEKNQVGEAEQARGFLRVTVSPAGIQSVDAAWYDTHTVVPPVQ
- the nadD gene encoding nicotinate (nicotinamide) nucleotide adenylyltransferase, with product MRSIGIFGGTFDPPHSGHIDVARAAADNFGLSEIWWIPVGRQPLKPTPPQAFYSQRLAMVRMVCEADYRFVASGADAPRGDGQPNFTIDLLQTLRGENPGCSWWNIVGADSFLDLRRWKQPEQLLNFAQWIVVSRPGFDLSRINDLGLTSAQSSRVHLLTDIEEPISATDLRDALKRGEKPGAVPPPVLRYIEEHGLYR
- a CDS encoding carboxymuconolactone decarboxylase family protein; translation: MHEQRIAYWKAFPDGVKALQQLGHIVDNSGLEHSLLELVKMRSSQLNGCAYCLDMHSKDAMAAGETAQRLFALDAWRETTFFTPREQAALAWTEVITNIQQGHAPDAAFAQVKAQFNDDEIVRLTFAITQINSWNRISIAFRPAVGNYQPAKHG
- the accD gene encoding acetyl-CoA carboxylase, carboxyltransferase subunit beta, encoding MSWFKREDNEIINDDTEKTVRTEGLWIKCEGCRQIIWKADLEANLQVCPKCGKHFRLDARSRIDLLLEPGYQLVDLDLRSTDPLNFTDLKSYSGRLQAARRKTNLNDAIINAVGQMGPHRVVLSVMEYGFIGGSMGSVVGETIARAVDRAYETKTPLIIISASGGARMMEGIASLMQLAKVSTALTRLDAEKIPFISLMTDPTTGGVTASFAMLGDLNISEPGALIGFAGPRVIEQTIRQKLPEGFQRAEFLLEHGFLDAIVPRRELKDYLVRALSFMQPA
- a CDS encoding M13 family metallopeptidase, yielding MKWFAAAALGCTLLPFSTVAAQQGARVQDIDTSLSACDDFDNYANGQWRKQNPMPAIQTSWALRTVTQEETTAKLRGLLDEASSKKQAAGSTEQLVGDFYGACMDEAAVNAAGLKPLQATLARVDAIKDARGVQTTIVDLMKVGVRAPLDISSSQDAHAPLDTIAEISIRGLGLPDRDYYLRNEPRYKEIREKYTAHVEAMFKLAGYSEVQAKEATDAVLKIETKLAEARLSRVELREPKNTDHPMQFSELTKQYPGFDWAATYKALNIPQGKLNLSQPKLTTAFLTELKQTPVGEWKAYLRWMVLHADAAYLPTTFVDENFRFFGTVMTGVKEQRPRWQRCSRLVDSQLGEALGKKYVEVYFSPEAKARAREMAVNIAEQLKLSITNNDWMTQATKAKALEKVAALNIKVGYPDKWKDYSSVKVTRGDFLSDVMSTQSFEIRDDLGRIGKPLDRGRWDMTPPTMNAYYNPQMNEVVVPAGYLQPPGFNPKGIDAINYGAIGVTIGHEISHGVDDEGAQFAADGSLTMWWTPEDFEKFKTKTACTTQQYDNYFIEPGIHHNGKLVTGEALGDLGGVNLALRAYEKSREGKGPEATVDGLTPEQQFFLAEAQWRGALVRPEAARSQVQVDPHPLGKWRVLGPLSNMPEFEKAWGCKKGDPMVRAETCKVW
- a CDS encoding cytochrome D1 domain-containing protein, which produces MKIALAATLFATSALAQSTLLVTNQTDRSLTYIDTVAGKVIDTIPENGVTGHEITTTPDGKIAFVPMYGSAGVGKPGTDGAEIQVVDVASHKIIHTINFGHGVRPHKPVYDTHRNVLWVTTEIDQSITAIDPKTYKVLYSIPTGQAESHMLVLSPDGHHAYTANVGPGTVSVLDLDAKKLVTIIPISKNTQRITITNDGKYVFTSDQVEPRLAVIDTATNKVKNYVALPASGYGGAITPDGKTLILCLVHANKVAFLDLATMKVTKVIPVGEYPQAVVITKDGTRAFVSSLHSGTIDELDVAKQEQVKSIFSGKGADGMVLVSAK
- a CDS encoding DoxX family protein, with the translated sequence MAETAGTSKAALWTGRILIWIPSLFILSGGINTLRHAQMVIDGLKQFGYPMSILPYMGTVALLGGLLALIPVTEVLGVILLTAYLGAAALTHLRAEQAIWYMPVLFGAILWIGLYLKEPRVRAVFPLNR